In the genome of Aequorivita sp. H23M31, the window AACACGATCTATCCTTAATCAAATCTTTTGTGGACAATGGAAAGCAAATGGATTTCTTCATTTACCCAATGCACGAACATAATGTTCGGGGAAAAGACCGATTGCATTTGATGACCAAGGTTTTGAATTATGTGATTGAGAATAATAAATAGGGGAAGAAATCGGAATCGAAATCGAAAACCAAATCGAAATCGAAATCGAAATCGAAATCGAATACCAAATCGAAATCGAAATCGAAAACCAAATCGAAATCGAAATCGAATACCAAATCGAAATCGAAATCGAAAACCAAAACGAAATCGAAATCGAAAACGAAATCGAAATCGAAAACGAAACTTTTCTGCATGTTTACATATTGAGCAATGATGAAAAATCAATTACAAAACTTGTATCTTCCCCTCTGGGGGTCAGGGGGACTGACTTATAAAATTGAGAGAAATCTTGCAGCAGTTTAGTTTTTACCCTCTCTATTAACCATCTGCAATCCAATAATTGATACAATGGAAATTGAATTTTGGAATCCTACAAATTAACCGAAATTAATAATTGCAAAATCTTCATTGCTCCGTGTCCAAGAGGAGGTGGATTATTAGAAGATGATATAAGGGAATTGAGCGATTTGAACATCTCTCTGCTTATATCGCTTCTAACATTCACTGAGTCCGCCCAACTTGAATTATCTGCCGAGGCCGATGTTTGTAGATCGTATTCTGTGGATTTTATTAATTTTCCAATAATGGATAAAGGTATTTGCGGGTTTGACAATTTTGTGGAATTTATAGAATTGATATATCATAAAACCCAAGAAATGAATTCTATTTTAATCCATTGCCAACATGGAGTGGGACGAAGTGGAATGATTGCCCTGGGACTAATGGTTAAAAGCGGTAAAGATTTGGAAGAAAGTATAAAGCTGGTTAGTAAAAATAGAGGATATACTATCCCACAAAGTATTTCGCAGCGCAAACTATTGAGTGCCTATTATAAATCCCTTCTATAACAAATGGAATTCATTTTAAAACCGAAATCCAAATCGAAAACGAAATCGAAAACCAAATCGAAAACGAAATCGAAACCGAAATCCAAATCGAAAACGAAATCGAAAACCAAATCGAAAACGAAATCGAAAACCAAATCGAAATCGAAATCGAAGTTTAAAAATGAATTAACCAATCCTATTTTGATCTCCAATTCCGAAATTCCCGAATCCCGAATAAACGAATTATCCTTCACTGCTCACCACCTGTAATCCCACAACAGAAATAACTAACGTTGAAAGAAAAAACATGCGCCAGAAAGTAATGGGTTCCTTAAACAGAAGGATGCCCATAATAACGGTTCCCACTGCGCCAATAGCGCCCCAAACGGCATAAGCGGTGCCAACTGGAATTGGTTTATCGCCTCCCATGGCCTTAAAAAGCAAAAACATGCTAATGCTAACACAAATGGCAAAAGTGATTAGCCATAGCCAAACTTCTCTACCCGAAGAATGTTGTGCTTTTCCCAAGCTTATGGCAAATCCAGTTTCAAATAGGCCGCCAATTATTAGTAGAATCCAATTGATGCTCATATTGCCAAATATAATCTTTTCAAAAGACGTAAAAAAGATATTGAAGCTCGTCTTTTTTCCGAAATTTTCTTCGCACGCCTAAAAACTACGAGTTCAATAATTATAAAATCCTTCACAGATTACCCAATTCATTTTCGCTATTTTTAGCAAAGTGAAAAAAATAAAATGGAAAAAAGAGAATTGGGAAAATCCGGATTTTATGTTAATCCCATTGCCTTTGGAGGAAATGTATTTGGGTGGACCTTAGATGAAAAAGAATCCTTTAAAATCCTAGATGCTTTTGTTGATGCAGATTTCGACTTTATCGATACGGCAGATACATATTCGTGGTGGGTTGAAGGAAATATGGGTGTGGAATCTGAAACCATCATTGGTAAATGGATTGCCAGTAGAAGGAACCGTGATAAAATAATTATTTCTACAAAAACAGGTTCCCAGAACAATGAGCATCCGAAGGATATCAGTAAAAAGTATATTCTTAAAAGTGTGGAAGAATCTTTGAAACGCTTAAAAACAGATTATATCGATCTTTATCAAACACATTTTGACGATAAAGTTACTCCCGTTGAAGAAACACTTTCGGCCTATCAACAATTTATTAAGGAAGGAAAAGTACGAGCAATAGGAACCAGCAATATGTCGATTGAAAGAATTCTCGAATCTTTAAAAGCTTCGGAAAGAGAAGGGCTGCCAAAATATGAAACCCTCCAACCGCTTTATAACTTGATGGAGCGGGAAGCTTATGAGAAGGAATTGAAATCCCTGGTTGAAGAAAATGGAATGGGAGTTATTAGTTATTCTTCATTGGCTTCCGGCTTTCTCACAGGGAAGTATAGAAGTAAAGATGATTTTGGTAAAAGCCCGCGCGGAGGTGGAATGGATAAATATATGAACGAAAAAGGTCGGAAAGTTTTAAGAGCTCTTGATGAGGTTTCAGAAAAGCACGGCAGCACGCAGGCAACCGTTTCCTTGGCTTGGTTATTAAATCGGCCCACTATCACAGCTCCCATTGTAAGCGCAACCAGCTTAAAACAATTGCAATCCATTATTGATGCCCCAAATCTGAAATTGGATGCCGCCGATATGGAACTTCTCAATTCGGTTAGTAGTTGGCGATAGAAAATCTTTATTTCCTATTGAAAGACTCTTTTCTTCTAAATGGACTGTTATTCTTAAGTTTGACGACCTACTACCAATTCTTGGCCACACTGAATACTAAAAAATTCCTTTGATTCTCCTTTACAGAATGTTACCTTTGCACCTCGCAATCCGAAGCTTACAAAGCGATGTCTTCTTACTAATAAGGATGCGAAAGGTTACAACTTTAAAAAAGAAAGCTAGACTATGTTCAATAATTTAACCGATAAACTTGATAAGGCCCTCCACGTTCTAAAAGGTCATGGCAGTATAACCGAAGTTAACGTAGCTGAAACCTTGAAGGAAGTACGCCGAGCACTTCTCGATGCCGACGTAAACTTTAAGATAGCAAAGGAATTTACCAATACCGTTAAGGAAAAGGCCCTCGGCCAAAATGTATTGACCTCGCTTCAGCCAGGTCAGTTAATGGTTAAGTTGGTAAAGGATGAACTCACCGAATTGATGGGAGGAGAGACCGCGGGTCTAAACCTTAGCGGCTCCCCGGCTGTAATTTTGATGTCGGGTTTGCAGGGAAGTGGTAAAACTACTTTTTCTGGGAAGTTGGCAAATTTCCTCAAAACCAAGAAATCCAAAAAACCTTTATTGGTAGCTTGTGATATCTACCGTCCGGCCGCAATAAACCAATTGCACGTTGTAGGAGATCAAATTGGGGTTGAGGTTTATAGTGAACCAGAAAATAAAAATCCAGTTGATATTGCTCAAAAGGCCATTGCCTACGCAAAGCAAAATGGCTTTAATGTAGTGATTGTCGATACGGCAGGACGTTTGGCCATCGATGAAGCGATGATGACGGAGATTGCCAATGTCCATGGAGCTATCAATCCACAAGAAACATTATTTGTTGTGGATGCTATGACGGGTCAGGATGCTGTTAATACCGCAAAAGCATTTAACGATAGGCTTAATTTTGATGGAGTTGTACTTACCAAACTCGATGGGGATACTCGTGGGGGTGCGGCGATTTCCATTAAGAGTGTTGTCGATAAGCCCATAAAATTTATTGGAACCGGCGAAAAAATGGAAGCTATTGATGTGTTCCATCCCGCCCGTATGGCCGATCGTATTCTGGGTATGGGAGACGTTGTTTCCTTAGTGGAAAGAGCGCAGGAACAATTTGATGAAGAAGAAGCTCGAAAGATCCAAAAGAAAATTGCTAAAAACCAATTCGGTTTCGACGATTTCCTTAGCCAGATTCAGCAGGTAAAGAAAATGGGAAGCATGAAGGATTTGGTAGGAATGATACCCGGCGCCGGAAAAGCACTCAAGGATGTAGAGATTGATGACGATGCCTTTAAAGGAATTGAGGCAATTATCCATTCCATGACTCCTCAAGAGAGAACCGAGCCAGCAGTAATCAATGGCAGCCGAAAAAAGCGGATTGCAAATGGAAGCGGCACCAGCGTTCAACAGGTAAACCAATTGTTGAAACAGTTCGACCAAATGAGCAAAATGATGAAAATGATGCAGGGCGGCGGCGGCAAGAAGATGATGCAGATGATGGGGAAGATGCGGTAATATCAGTGCTCACTGTTCAGTATTCACTGAGCAGTAGAATCGGAATTACTGTGATATTCACTTAAACTGAATCAATATGAAGTTTCAGGATTTATTAGCTTATCGGAAATCATTTGAAACTGCGATGAATATTTTTGAAATATCAAAGTCATTTCCAAAGGAAGAAACTTATTCATTGACTAACCAAATAAGGCGTTCATCCTGAAGTGTTTCGGCGAATATTGCAGAATCTTATAGAAAAAGATCCTATCCAAGACATTATGCAAGTAAATTGACAGACAGTGACGCAGAGAATTCGGAGACGCAAGTTTGGTTAGACTATGCGTGGAGTTGCGGCTATGTTTCTGAAGAGTACCATAAAGAATTAATAATTGCCACTGAAGAAGTTGGCAAACTAATTAACTATATGATTTTAAACCCTCAAAAATTTGGTGTAAAACCAGAATAAATTTATTTTAACTGACCACTGACCACTGACCACTGACCACTGACCACTGACCACTGACCACTGACCACTGACCACTGACCACTAACCATTGAATACTTTTTTACCCATGACAATTCTAGACGGAAAAAAAATAAGCGAGGATATAAAAAACGAGATAGCCAACGAGGTTGATAAAATGAAGGCCAAGGGAGAGAAGGTGCCTCATTTAGCCGCGATTTTGGTAGGAAATGATGGTGCCAGTCTCACTTATGTGGGAAGTAAGGTAAAAGCCTGCGAACGGGTAGGATTTGAATCTACTTTGGTTAAAATGCCTCATACCACCAGTGAATTAGAGCTTCTTAATAAAATTAAGGAATTGAACGAGGACGATAATATCGATGGTTTTATCGTTCAGCTTCCCCTTCCTCCACAGATTGATACACAAAAAGTTTTGCTTACGGTAGATCCAAGTAAGGATGTAGATGGTTTTCATCCGGAAAACTTCGGAAAAATGGCTTTGGATATGAGTACGTTTATTCCCGCTACACCGTTTGGTATCCTAGAATTGCTACAGCGCTACAATGTTGATACCAAAGGAAAACATACCGTTGTTATAGGGAGAAGTCATATTGTAGGAAGACCAATGAGCATTCTTATGAGTAGAAAAGGATGGCCAGGCAACAGCACGGTTACCCTCACCCATAGCAATACAAAAAACATTGCCCAGATAACAACTCAGGCAGATATTATTATCTCTGCCTTGGGTGTCCCTAACTTTTTAAAAGCAGAAATGGTAAAAGACGACGTCGTCATCATTGATGTTGGGATAACCAGAGTAGAAGATCCCAACAGTCCAAAAGGTTACAAAATCACAGGTGATGTTGACTTCGAAAACGTTAGTAAAAAGTCATCTTTTATTACACCAGTTCCGGGCGGGGTAGGACCAATGACTATTGCCATGCTATTAAAAAATACTCTATTGGCAAGGGAGCAAAGAAGGGCACATTAAATGCCTTTTCCTTCTTTAATTTTCCAATCTAGATATTTGTGAAGATCACTTTCAATCCAGCCTGTCCCAACAGCAAGAACCGAGAGGTCATCGACGTATCCGATGCCTGGGATAAAATCAGGGATAAGATCCATTGGGTTAAGTAGGTATAGCAGGGCCAAGACCACGGTAGCTATTGTGAACCAGGGAACTTCGGGATAGACGCCATTTTTTACGTCTCTTAGCATAGCAATCATGATTTTTCCAAGTTCGGCGTATTTTGCTATGGACATTTGACCGCTAAACTTTTTGTTTATTGCCTCCTCATTGTCCAATACAACCTCAACATCATCATCGTTAATTTTTACCACCTCCTTATCCATTAAATTTTTAGTGGCTTCGTGATTGAAATCTGTTATTTCCTCATCTTCACCTAGAGATTTAAAATACCTTGATAAGCTTCCTTTTAGCGACATAGTTTTTGTTTTAAAGATACACCTTTACAAAAAATGAAAAGTTTAAAATTTTGTTATAAAAAGTATACCACAAGGTAAGTCAATATAACAATTAGAAAAAAAATGGCTAGCCAGTATGGTTTTAGTGCTTGAGGGTTTTTTCCGAAGAATAGCTTTGTAATTGCAAACATAAAAGAACGGTGCTTCGCAATCCAATTATAGGAATAGTCGCAAACCTTACTGAACAGATTATTTTTTGTGTACCATTTATGCCAAAATGGAAAGCTTGGATTAAAATAGGTAAGAATTTTAAAAGCTGAATCCGGACCACTATAAACTATTCCGTCGATATCGATAAATCGGG includes:
- a CDS encoding aldo/keto reductase, encoding MEKRELGKSGFYVNPIAFGGNVFGWTLDEKESFKILDAFVDADFDFIDTADTYSWWVEGNMGVESETIIGKWIASRRNRDKIIISTKTGSQNNEHPKDISKKYILKSVEESLKRLKTDYIDLYQTHFDDKVTPVEETLSAYQQFIKEGKVRAIGTSNMSIERILESLKASEREGLPKYETLQPLYNLMEREAYEKELKSLVEENGMGVISYSSLASGFLTGKYRSKDDFGKSPRGGGMDKYMNEKGRKVLRALDEVSEKHGSTQATVSLAWLLNRPTITAPIVSATSLKQLQSIIDAPNLKLDAADMELLNSVSSWR
- a CDS encoding protein-tyrosine phosphatase family protein — encoded protein: MESYKLTEINNCKIFIAPCPRGGGLLEDDIRELSDLNISLLISLLTFTESAQLELSAEADVCRSYSVDFINFPIMDKGICGFDNFVEFIELIYHKTQEMNSILIHCQHGVGRSGMIALGLMVKSGKDLEESIKLVSKNRGYTIPQSISQRKLLSAYYKSLL
- a CDS encoding YkvA family protein; amino-acid sequence: MSLKGSLSRYFKSLGEDEEITDFNHEATKNLMDKEVVKINDDDVEVVLDNEEAINKKFSGQMSIAKYAELGKIMIAMLRDVKNGVYPEVPWFTIATVVLALLYLLNPMDLIPDFIPGIGYVDDLSVLAVGTGWIESDLHKYLDWKIKEGKGI
- a CDS encoding DMT family transporter; this translates as MNWILLIIGGLFETGFAISLGKAQHSSGREVWLWLITFAICVSISMFLLFKAMGGDKPIPVGTAYAVWGAIGAVGTVIMGILLFKEPITFWRMFFLSTLVISVVGLQVVSSEG
- a CDS encoding DCC1-like thiol-disulfide oxidoreductase family protein produces the protein MVWDGECTFCKYWITYWHSKTSNRIEYLTYQETANNFADIPIKEFKKASRFIDIDGIVYSGPDSAFKILTYFNPSFPFWHKWYTKNNLFSKVCDYSYNWIAKHRSFMFAITKLFFGKNPQALKPYWLAIFFLIVILTYLVVYFL
- the ffh gene encoding signal recognition particle protein encodes the protein MFNNLTDKLDKALHVLKGHGSITEVNVAETLKEVRRALLDADVNFKIAKEFTNTVKEKALGQNVLTSLQPGQLMVKLVKDELTELMGGETAGLNLSGSPAVILMSGLQGSGKTTFSGKLANFLKTKKSKKPLLVACDIYRPAAINQLHVVGDQIGVEVYSEPENKNPVDIAQKAIAYAKQNGFNVVIVDTAGRLAIDEAMMTEIANVHGAINPQETLFVVDAMTGQDAVNTAKAFNDRLNFDGVVLTKLDGDTRGGAAISIKSVVDKPIKFIGTGEKMEAIDVFHPARMADRILGMGDVVSLVERAQEQFDEEEARKIQKKIAKNQFGFDDFLSQIQQVKKMGSMKDLVGMIPGAGKALKDVEIDDDAFKGIEAIIHSMTPQERTEPAVINGSRKKRIANGSGTSVQQVNQLLKQFDQMSKMMKMMQGGGGKKMMQMMGKMR
- a CDS encoding bifunctional 5,10-methylenetetrahydrofolate dehydrogenase/5,10-methenyltetrahydrofolate cyclohydrolase, with the translated sequence MTILDGKKISEDIKNEIANEVDKMKAKGEKVPHLAAILVGNDGASLTYVGSKVKACERVGFESTLVKMPHTTSELELLNKIKELNEDDNIDGFIVQLPLPPQIDTQKVLLTVDPSKDVDGFHPENFGKMALDMSTFIPATPFGILELLQRYNVDTKGKHTVVIGRSHIVGRPMSILMSRKGWPGNSTVTLTHSNTKNIAQITTQADIIISALGVPNFLKAEMVKDDVVIIDVGITRVEDPNSPKGYKITGDVDFENVSKKSSFITPVPGGVGPMTIAMLLKNTLLAREQRRAH